In Cydia fagiglandana chromosome 3, ilCydFagi1.1, whole genome shotgun sequence, the following are encoded in one genomic region:
- the LOC134680141 gene encoding glutaminase liver isoform, mitochondrial isoform X1 — MSQFRECVVRIRGWHRLPRELAPVRHRAVHIVMRTLSGGGYDDFVMDYGNDFEKWRNSAPNFYAAQSIDMRSRQYSFVHNLDSSSVAEGSHKNADDVLFDMFKNEDTGLLPVGKFLAALRTTGIRKNDPRVKEVMHNLYKAHKESNYEGGSPETLKLDRKTFKEVIAPNIVLITRAFRSQFVIPDFQDFIKDIEEMYWAAKSNTDGKVASYIPQLARASTENWGISVCTIDGQRFSIGDVAVPFTLQSCSKPLTYAMALETLGPDVVHKYVGTEPSGRNFNELVLDYNMKPHNPMINAGAILVCSLLKQLDKPEMTLAEKFDYVMSFFSRLSGNEPLGFNNAVFLSEREAADRNYALGFYMREHKCYPEKTNLRECMDFYFQCCSMEANCDIMSIMAATLANGGICPITDEKVLRPDSVRNVLSLMHSCGMYDYSGQFAFKVGLPAKSGVSGAMLIVVPNVMGICTWSPPLDPLGNSCRGLQFCDQLIERFNFHKYDNIRYASHKKDPRRYKFETTGLSIVNLLFSAASGDLSALRRHHLSGMDMTLSDYDGRTALHLAAAEGHLACVDFLLAQCNVNHDPRDRWGSRPLNEAETFGHAAVVQYLKEWERANPKGKETPGASVAEILEAHPDANDAVKDPSIQEIVSRNGDKAQ; from the exons ATGTCTCAGTTTCGCGAGTGTGTCGTGCGAATACGCGGTTGGCATCGGTTGCCTCGGGAGCTCGCCCCCGTCCGTCATCGGGCTGTTCATATTGTTATGCGGACTTTATCCGGCGGTGGTTACGACGACTTCGTTATGGATTATGGGAATGATTTTGAG AAATGGCGAAACTCTGCACCCAATTTTTATGCGGCTCAATCTATAGATATGAG GAGCAGACAGTATTCGTTCGTGCATAACCTCGATTCCTCGTC GGTAGCAGAGGGATCACATAAAAACGCAGATGATGTCTTGTTTGATATGTTCAAGAATGAAGATACAGGCCTCCTTCCCGTTGGAAAGTTTTTGGCC GCCTTGAGAACAACCGGTATTAGAAAGAATGATCCACGCGTTAAGGAAGTTATGCACAACTTGTACAAAGCCCATAAAGAATCAAACTACGAAGGAGGTTCTCCCGAAACACTTAAATTGGACAGGAAAACATTCAAAGAAGTTATAGCGCCAAATATAGTTCTCATAACGAGAGCATTTCGTAGCCAATTTGTGATTCCGGATTTCCAAGATTTTATCAAGGACATAGAAGAAATGTACTGGGCGGCTAAGAGTAATACAGATGGCAAAGTGGCTAGTTACATACCTCAGCTGGCTCGGGCGAGCACGGAAAATTGGGGAATCAGCGTTTGCACTATTGACGGTCAAAGATTTTCTATAG GTGACGTGGCGGTGCCATTCACGCTTCAGTCGTGCAGCAAGCCGCTCACATACGCCATGGCGCTCGAGACGCTGGGCCCCGACGTGGTACACAAGTACGTTGGCACGGAACCAAGCGGCCGCAACTTCAATGAGCTCGTCTTAGACTACAACA TGAAACCTCATAACCCTATGATCAACGCTGGCGCAATATTAGTATGCTCTCTACTGAAGCAATTGGACAAACCAGAGATGACCCTCGCTGAGAAGTTCGATTATGTAATGTCGTTCTTCAGTAGGCTCTCGGGTAACGAGCCCTTAGGCTTTAACAACGCAGTATTTCTGTCGGAGCGCGAGGCTGCCGATCGCAACTATGCGCTCGGCTTCTACATGCGCGAGCACAAATGTTATCCGGAGAAAACAAATCTGCGCGAATGCATGGACTTCTATTTTCAG TGCTGCTCTATGGAGGCCAACTGCGACATAATGTCCATCATGGCGGCGACATTAGCAAACGGTGGCATCTGCCCTATAACTGACGAGAAGGTCCTACGGCCAGACTCCGTCCGCAACGTGTTGTCCCTCATGCACAGTTGTGGCATGTACGACTACTCGGGCCAGTTTGCTTTCAAAGTGGGCCTGCCGGCAAAGTCAGGAGTGTCAGGGGCTATGCTCATAGTTGTGCCCAATGTTATGGGAATCTGCACCTGGTCACCACCACTTGACCCTCTGGGCAACAGCTGCAGAGGACTTCAGTTCTGTGAT CAATTGATAGAACGTTTCAACTTCCACAAATACGACAATATCCGCTATGCGAGCCACAAAAAGGATCCTAGgcgctacaaatttgaaactACTGGTCTCAGTATTGTTAACCTTCTATTCTCAGCTGCCAGCGGGGACCTAAGTGCACTCAGGAG GCATCACCTCTCCGGCATGGACATGACGCTGTCCGACTACGACGGTCGCACGGCGCTCCATCTCGCCGCCGCGGAGGGCCACCTGGCTTGCGTAGACTTCCTATTGGCGCAGTGCAATGTGAACCACGACCCTCGCGACCGCTGGGGCAGCCGCCCTCTCAACGAGGCGGAGACCTTCGGCCACGCCGCCGTCGTCCAGTACCTTAAAGAATGGGAGCGCGCGAACCCCAAGGGCAAGGAGACCCCCGGAGCCTCCGTCGCAGAGATCCTCGAAGCCCATCCAGATGCCAACGATGCCGTCAAAGACCCGAGCATTCAGGAGATCGTCTCCAGAAACGGCGATAAAGCACAGTAA
- the LOC134680141 gene encoding glutaminase liver isoform, mitochondrial isoform X5, translating to MSSRPLRRLAAAARPLLQRSCGCYREYSQVIPVYIIDRPAKWRNSAPNFYAAQSIDMRQYSFVHNLDSSSVAEGSHKNADDVLFDMFKNEDTGLLPVGKFLAALRTTGIRKNDPRVKEVMHNLYKAHKESNYEGGSPETLKLDRKTFKEVIAPNIVLITRAFRSQFVIPDFQDFIKDIEEMYWAAKSNTDGKVASYIPQLARASTENWGISVCTIDGQRFSIGDVAVPFTLQSCSKPLTYAMALETLGPDVVHKYVGTEPSGRNFNELVLDYNMKPHNPMINAGAILVCSLLKQLDKPEMTLAEKFDYVMSFFSRLSGNEPLGFNNAVFLSEREAADRNYALGFYMREHKCYPEKTNLRECMDFYFQCCSMEANCDIMSIMAATLANGGICPITDEKVLRPDSVRNVLSLMHSCGMYDYSGQFAFKVGLPAKSGVSGAMLIVVPNVMGICTWSPPLDPLGNSCRGLQFCDQLIERFNFHKYDNIRYASHKKDPRRYKFETTGLSIVNLLFSAASGDLSALRRHHLSGMDMTLSDYDGRTALHLAAAEGHLACVDFLLAQCNVNHDPRDRWGSRPLNEAETFGHAAVVQYLKEWERANPKGKETPGASVAEILEAHPDANDAVKDPSIQEIVSRNGDKAQ from the exons ATGAGCAGCCGCCCGCTCCGCCGGCTTGCGGCCGCGGCGAGGCCTCTTCTCCAGCGCTCATGTGGATGCTACCGCGAATACAGTCAAGTAATACCCGTCTACATTATAGACAGACCCGCT AAATGGCGAAACTCTGCACCCAATTTTTATGCGGCTCAATCTATAGATATGAG ACAGTATTCGTTCGTGCATAACCTCGATTCCTCGTC GGTAGCAGAGGGATCACATAAAAACGCAGATGATGTCTTGTTTGATATGTTCAAGAATGAAGATACAGGCCTCCTTCCCGTTGGAAAGTTTTTGGCC GCCTTGAGAACAACCGGTATTAGAAAGAATGATCCACGCGTTAAGGAAGTTATGCACAACTTGTACAAAGCCCATAAAGAATCAAACTACGAAGGAGGTTCTCCCGAAACACTTAAATTGGACAGGAAAACATTCAAAGAAGTTATAGCGCCAAATATAGTTCTCATAACGAGAGCATTTCGTAGCCAATTTGTGATTCCGGATTTCCAAGATTTTATCAAGGACATAGAAGAAATGTACTGGGCGGCTAAGAGTAATACAGATGGCAAAGTGGCTAGTTACATACCTCAGCTGGCTCGGGCGAGCACGGAAAATTGGGGAATCAGCGTTTGCACTATTGACGGTCAAAGATTTTCTATAG GTGACGTGGCGGTGCCATTCACGCTTCAGTCGTGCAGCAAGCCGCTCACATACGCCATGGCGCTCGAGACGCTGGGCCCCGACGTGGTACACAAGTACGTTGGCACGGAACCAAGCGGCCGCAACTTCAATGAGCTCGTCTTAGACTACAACA TGAAACCTCATAACCCTATGATCAACGCTGGCGCAATATTAGTATGCTCTCTACTGAAGCAATTGGACAAACCAGAGATGACCCTCGCTGAGAAGTTCGATTATGTAATGTCGTTCTTCAGTAGGCTCTCGGGTAACGAGCCCTTAGGCTTTAACAACGCAGTATTTCTGTCGGAGCGCGAGGCTGCCGATCGCAACTATGCGCTCGGCTTCTACATGCGCGAGCACAAATGTTATCCGGAGAAAACAAATCTGCGCGAATGCATGGACTTCTATTTTCAG TGCTGCTCTATGGAGGCCAACTGCGACATAATGTCCATCATGGCGGCGACATTAGCAAACGGTGGCATCTGCCCTATAACTGACGAGAAGGTCCTACGGCCAGACTCCGTCCGCAACGTGTTGTCCCTCATGCACAGTTGTGGCATGTACGACTACTCGGGCCAGTTTGCTTTCAAAGTGGGCCTGCCGGCAAAGTCAGGAGTGTCAGGGGCTATGCTCATAGTTGTGCCCAATGTTATGGGAATCTGCACCTGGTCACCACCACTTGACCCTCTGGGCAACAGCTGCAGAGGACTTCAGTTCTGTGAT CAATTGATAGAACGTTTCAACTTCCACAAATACGACAATATCCGCTATGCGAGCCACAAAAAGGATCCTAGgcgctacaaatttgaaactACTGGTCTCAGTATTGTTAACCTTCTATTCTCAGCTGCCAGCGGGGACCTAAGTGCACTCAGGAG GCATCACCTCTCCGGCATGGACATGACGCTGTCCGACTACGACGGTCGCACGGCGCTCCATCTCGCCGCCGCGGAGGGCCACCTGGCTTGCGTAGACTTCCTATTGGCGCAGTGCAATGTGAACCACGACCCTCGCGACCGCTGGGGCAGCCGCCCTCTCAACGAGGCGGAGACCTTCGGCCACGCCGCCGTCGTCCAGTACCTTAAAGAATGGGAGCGCGCGAACCCCAAGGGCAAGGAGACCCCCGGAGCCTCCGTCGCAGAGATCCTCGAAGCCCATCCAGATGCCAACGATGCCGTCAAAGACCCGAGCATTCAGGAGATCGTCTCCAGAAACGGCGATAAAGCACAGTAA
- the LOC134680141 gene encoding glutaminase liver isoform, mitochondrial isoform X6, with product MSSRPLRRLAAAARPLLQRSCGCYREYSQKWRNSAPNFYAAQSIDMRSRQYSFVHNLDSSSVAEGSHKNADDVLFDMFKNEDTGLLPVGKFLAALRTTGIRKNDPRVKEVMHNLYKAHKESNYEGGSPETLKLDRKTFKEVIAPNIVLITRAFRSQFVIPDFQDFIKDIEEMYWAAKSNTDGKVASYIPQLARASTENWGISVCTIDGQRFSIGDVAVPFTLQSCSKPLTYAMALETLGPDVVHKYVGTEPSGRNFNELVLDYNMKPHNPMINAGAILVCSLLKQLDKPEMTLAEKFDYVMSFFSRLSGNEPLGFNNAVFLSEREAADRNYALGFYMREHKCYPEKTNLRECMDFYFQCCSMEANCDIMSIMAATLANGGICPITDEKVLRPDSVRNVLSLMHSCGMYDYSGQFAFKVGLPAKSGVSGAMLIVVPNVMGICTWSPPLDPLGNSCRGLQFCDQLIERFNFHKYDNIRYASHKKDPRRYKFETTGLSIVNLLFSAASGDLSALRRHHLSGMDMTLSDYDGRTALHLAAAEGHLACVDFLLAQCNVNHDPRDRWGSRPLNEAETFGHAAVVQYLKEWERANPKGKETPGASVAEILEAHPDANDAVKDPSIQEIVSRNGDKAQ from the exons ATGAGCAGCCGCCCGCTCCGCCGGCTTGCGGCCGCGGCGAGGCCTCTTCTCCAGCGCTCATGTGGATGCTACCGCGAATACAGTCAA AAATGGCGAAACTCTGCACCCAATTTTTATGCGGCTCAATCTATAGATATGAG GAGCAGACAGTATTCGTTCGTGCATAACCTCGATTCCTCGTC GGTAGCAGAGGGATCACATAAAAACGCAGATGATGTCTTGTTTGATATGTTCAAGAATGAAGATACAGGCCTCCTTCCCGTTGGAAAGTTTTTGGCC GCCTTGAGAACAACCGGTATTAGAAAGAATGATCCACGCGTTAAGGAAGTTATGCACAACTTGTACAAAGCCCATAAAGAATCAAACTACGAAGGAGGTTCTCCCGAAACACTTAAATTGGACAGGAAAACATTCAAAGAAGTTATAGCGCCAAATATAGTTCTCATAACGAGAGCATTTCGTAGCCAATTTGTGATTCCGGATTTCCAAGATTTTATCAAGGACATAGAAGAAATGTACTGGGCGGCTAAGAGTAATACAGATGGCAAAGTGGCTAGTTACATACCTCAGCTGGCTCGGGCGAGCACGGAAAATTGGGGAATCAGCGTTTGCACTATTGACGGTCAAAGATTTTCTATAG GTGACGTGGCGGTGCCATTCACGCTTCAGTCGTGCAGCAAGCCGCTCACATACGCCATGGCGCTCGAGACGCTGGGCCCCGACGTGGTACACAAGTACGTTGGCACGGAACCAAGCGGCCGCAACTTCAATGAGCTCGTCTTAGACTACAACA TGAAACCTCATAACCCTATGATCAACGCTGGCGCAATATTAGTATGCTCTCTACTGAAGCAATTGGACAAACCAGAGATGACCCTCGCTGAGAAGTTCGATTATGTAATGTCGTTCTTCAGTAGGCTCTCGGGTAACGAGCCCTTAGGCTTTAACAACGCAGTATTTCTGTCGGAGCGCGAGGCTGCCGATCGCAACTATGCGCTCGGCTTCTACATGCGCGAGCACAAATGTTATCCGGAGAAAACAAATCTGCGCGAATGCATGGACTTCTATTTTCAG TGCTGCTCTATGGAGGCCAACTGCGACATAATGTCCATCATGGCGGCGACATTAGCAAACGGTGGCATCTGCCCTATAACTGACGAGAAGGTCCTACGGCCAGACTCCGTCCGCAACGTGTTGTCCCTCATGCACAGTTGTGGCATGTACGACTACTCGGGCCAGTTTGCTTTCAAAGTGGGCCTGCCGGCAAAGTCAGGAGTGTCAGGGGCTATGCTCATAGTTGTGCCCAATGTTATGGGAATCTGCACCTGGTCACCACCACTTGACCCTCTGGGCAACAGCTGCAGAGGACTTCAGTTCTGTGAT CAATTGATAGAACGTTTCAACTTCCACAAATACGACAATATCCGCTATGCGAGCCACAAAAAGGATCCTAGgcgctacaaatttgaaactACTGGTCTCAGTATTGTTAACCTTCTATTCTCAGCTGCCAGCGGGGACCTAAGTGCACTCAGGAG GCATCACCTCTCCGGCATGGACATGACGCTGTCCGACTACGACGGTCGCACGGCGCTCCATCTCGCCGCCGCGGAGGGCCACCTGGCTTGCGTAGACTTCCTATTGGCGCAGTGCAATGTGAACCACGACCCTCGCGACCGCTGGGGCAGCCGCCCTCTCAACGAGGCGGAGACCTTCGGCCACGCCGCCGTCGTCCAGTACCTTAAAGAATGGGAGCGCGCGAACCCCAAGGGCAAGGAGACCCCCGGAGCCTCCGTCGCAGAGATCCTCGAAGCCCATCCAGATGCCAACGATGCCGTCAAAGACCCGAGCATTCAGGAGATCGTCTCCAGAAACGGCGATAAAGCACAGTAA
- the LOC134680141 gene encoding glutaminase kidney isoform, mitochondrial isoform X9, whose translation MSSRPLRRLAAAARPLLQRSCGCYREYSQKWRNSAPNFYAAQSIDMRVAEGSHKNADDVLFDMFKNEDTGLLPVGKFLAALRTTGIRKNDPRVKEVMHNLYKAHKESNYEGGSPETLKLDRKTFKEVIAPNIVLITRAFRSQFVIPDFQDFIKDIEEMYWAAKSNTDGKVASYIPQLARASTENWGISVCTIDGQRFSIGDVAVPFTLQSCSKPLTYAMALETLGPDVVHKYVGTEPSGRNFNELVLDYNMKPHNPMINAGAILVCSLLKQLDKPEMTLAEKFDYVMSFFSRLSGNEPLGFNNAVFLSEREAADRNYALGFYMREHKCYPEKTNLRECMDFYFQCCSMEANCDIMSIMAATLANGGICPITDEKVLRPDSVRNVLSLMHSCGMYDYSGQFAFKVGLPAKSGVSGAMLIVVPNVMGICTWSPPLDPLGNSCRGLQFCDQLIERFNFHKYDNIRYASHKKDPRRYKFETTGLSIVNLLFSAASGDLSALRRHHLSGMDMTLSDYDGRTALHLAAAEGHLACVDFLLAQCNVNHDPRDRWGSRPLNEAETFGHAAVVQYLKEWERANPKGKETPGASVAEILEAHPDANDAVKDPSIQEIVSRNGDKAQ comes from the exons ATGAGCAGCCGCCCGCTCCGCCGGCTTGCGGCCGCGGCGAGGCCTCTTCTCCAGCGCTCATGTGGATGCTACCGCGAATACAGTCAA AAATGGCGAAACTCTGCACCCAATTTTTATGCGGCTCAATCTATAGATATGAG GGTAGCAGAGGGATCACATAAAAACGCAGATGATGTCTTGTTTGATATGTTCAAGAATGAAGATACAGGCCTCCTTCCCGTTGGAAAGTTTTTGGCC GCCTTGAGAACAACCGGTATTAGAAAGAATGATCCACGCGTTAAGGAAGTTATGCACAACTTGTACAAAGCCCATAAAGAATCAAACTACGAAGGAGGTTCTCCCGAAACACTTAAATTGGACAGGAAAACATTCAAAGAAGTTATAGCGCCAAATATAGTTCTCATAACGAGAGCATTTCGTAGCCAATTTGTGATTCCGGATTTCCAAGATTTTATCAAGGACATAGAAGAAATGTACTGGGCGGCTAAGAGTAATACAGATGGCAAAGTGGCTAGTTACATACCTCAGCTGGCTCGGGCGAGCACGGAAAATTGGGGAATCAGCGTTTGCACTATTGACGGTCAAAGATTTTCTATAG GTGACGTGGCGGTGCCATTCACGCTTCAGTCGTGCAGCAAGCCGCTCACATACGCCATGGCGCTCGAGACGCTGGGCCCCGACGTGGTACACAAGTACGTTGGCACGGAACCAAGCGGCCGCAACTTCAATGAGCTCGTCTTAGACTACAACA TGAAACCTCATAACCCTATGATCAACGCTGGCGCAATATTAGTATGCTCTCTACTGAAGCAATTGGACAAACCAGAGATGACCCTCGCTGAGAAGTTCGATTATGTAATGTCGTTCTTCAGTAGGCTCTCGGGTAACGAGCCCTTAGGCTTTAACAACGCAGTATTTCTGTCGGAGCGCGAGGCTGCCGATCGCAACTATGCGCTCGGCTTCTACATGCGCGAGCACAAATGTTATCCGGAGAAAACAAATCTGCGCGAATGCATGGACTTCTATTTTCAG TGCTGCTCTATGGAGGCCAACTGCGACATAATGTCCATCATGGCGGCGACATTAGCAAACGGTGGCATCTGCCCTATAACTGACGAGAAGGTCCTACGGCCAGACTCCGTCCGCAACGTGTTGTCCCTCATGCACAGTTGTGGCATGTACGACTACTCGGGCCAGTTTGCTTTCAAAGTGGGCCTGCCGGCAAAGTCAGGAGTGTCAGGGGCTATGCTCATAGTTGTGCCCAATGTTATGGGAATCTGCACCTGGTCACCACCACTTGACCCTCTGGGCAACAGCTGCAGAGGACTTCAGTTCTGTGAT CAATTGATAGAACGTTTCAACTTCCACAAATACGACAATATCCGCTATGCGAGCCACAAAAAGGATCCTAGgcgctacaaatttgaaactACTGGTCTCAGTATTGTTAACCTTCTATTCTCAGCTGCCAGCGGGGACCTAAGTGCACTCAGGAG GCATCACCTCTCCGGCATGGACATGACGCTGTCCGACTACGACGGTCGCACGGCGCTCCATCTCGCCGCCGCGGAGGGCCACCTGGCTTGCGTAGACTTCCTATTGGCGCAGTGCAATGTGAACCACGACCCTCGCGACCGCTGGGGCAGCCGCCCTCTCAACGAGGCGGAGACCTTCGGCCACGCCGCCGTCGTCCAGTACCTTAAAGAATGGGAGCGCGCGAACCCCAAGGGCAAGGAGACCCCCGGAGCCTCCGTCGCAGAGATCCTCGAAGCCCATCCAGATGCCAACGATGCCGTCAAAGACCCGAGCATTCAGGAGATCGTCTCCAGAAACGGCGATAAAGCACAGTAA